DNA sequence from the Lysinibacillus sp. OF-1 genome:
CAAAATAAAAACAACCGTGCGCTTTTTATTCAATAAGTCGACACAGTTGTTTTAGAATGGGACAAACATTTCATTCACCTTTCCATTCAATTGGTTACGATGCGTATAAGAAATCGGCTGCAAGATTTAGCAGCACTAACAAATGCAGACCAGCAATCAGAAAACCTTGACGATTTAAACGTTTCATAACAGCCATATTCATATGCAACACGCTCCTTTTTTCTCATTATAATCCTTTTAAACAGAATTTTCAAACTATTAAAAGGTGAAAATTTAACCATTTTCCATTCATATAAATAAAAAATGAACAACCGTATAATTGATTGAAATTCTGCTTCAACAAAAAATGCATTTTTTCATGGATAAAAAGGTGGTTTTTGCAAATATTTAGTCAAACGGCTGATTTTGGAGCGTTCCATCTATTTTTGGTACGAATTGAATGCGTGAACATACTATAGAAGTAAGCGAAAATCGGTGTATGTACAATATAGAAGTAATTGTAGTTAATGTGGACATTTTCACAATCATTTATGCAGTTGGAGTTACGTTAGTGTGGGCATGATGAAAGAGCTGCATTCATTTGTCTACAGCCATTATGACAGCATGTAATAATTACTAAACAAAATCGCAGTGTTTAATCTACTCCATTCAGGGTATAACTAAGTAATCGCCATTATATCTTAATTTTAAGGAGATGAAAATAATGATTAGTTTCATTTGGTATTTAATCATCGGAGGAATTCTTGGATGGTTAGCTGGCGTAATTTTAGGTAAAGATGTACCTGGTGGCATCATCGGGAATATTATTGCAGGGATTGTTGGTTCTTGGATCGGTAGTATGGTTTTAGGGAACTGGGGTTGGAGAGTAAGTGATTTCTACGTGTTCCCAGCACTGATCGGTGCCGTTGTGTTGATCTTTATCGTCAGCCTTATTTTAAAAGGTATGCGTAAAGCAACTTAAATATGTAATAAAGAGCCATCCATGGTGATGGCTCTTTATTTTGCTTCATTTAGTAAAACGGTTGCTCGGAGTTCATCGTGATAATTATTATACAATTGGTAGTAATACAATACATTTTCTACATATTCTTCACTATGATTGTATTGATACACAGCTTTCTTAATATTACCTTTGGCAGCTCCGTATTTAGCTAAATAATTAGCTGCACTAAATACCGCATCCTCAATATCATAGGGATCGGCTATACCATCCCCATTCGCGTCTACGCCATATCCTCCATATTTAGCAATTGTCTCTGGATTCATTAATTCAGCCTTCGTGATGTTTCCTTTTCCTAGTCCTGAACAAGTAGGATGCTGCCAGCCAACGAACGTGCACGGCATAAATTGCATATGCCCTTCTGCCCCGGCAGATGAAACCATTGATTTCACTGTAGAAAATCTCGTTTCAATTCGATGATGTGCAGCAAGCAATGTCCATGGCACACCATATTTCTCCTCCGCTGCTACATATACCGGAATGTATTTCTCTGGAATGTCCATATCGAAATGTTGTTGAATCTCCTCGATTGCCTTTTGCTGTGCAAGCTTTTCGAAAATCGGTAATGTTTGAAGTTCCTTCCACGCAAAAAATGTCAGGACATACACCGTTATCGCAACGGGAATCAATAATGCTATCATACCCAATTTTGTAGCGGGTGATAACATGGCTTTGTTGTTCTTTTTCTTTGTCATACGTCACACCTAATCTAGTATTCTTTTTCTATATTACCAAATTTTTCGTTATATGTAGTAAATCTTTTAATTTTTGTAAGATAGAAACTTCCAGTTGTAGGTTGCTATTCATTTTCACTATAAAAGCAGTTGAAAGGTTTGCTAAAAATATAGTAAAATACAGATTGATTCATTATATTGGATAATAATAGGGAGGCATTTATTTTGTGGAAAGACTTTAAAGAATTTGCAATGAAAGGCAATATTGTCGATCTAGCAGTAGCAGTAGTCATCGGTGGTGCTTTCGGTAAAATTGTTACCTCCTTAGTTGAAAATATCATTATGCCATTAGTTGGTATTTTAACAGGTGGTGTTGATTTAACAAAGAGCTTTGTTTTTGGCTCTGGTGAAGCCCAAGTCAATTTAGGTGTATTTCTACAATCAATTATTGATTTTTTAATTATTGCATTTGCCATTTTTATGGCGCTCCGAATTATGACGAAGCTTACACGTAAAAAAGAAGAAGCAGTCGTTGAAGAGCCAGCTCCTGAATTAGATGCAAAAGAAGAGCTCCTCAAAGAAATTCGTGATTTACTCAAAAAAGAACAAGCCTAACATATGACACCAAAGGATCTGCCTTATTCGAAAGAGGCAGATCCTTTGGTTTTGTATCCTTCTCTTTGGATGTTCTATCCGCTACTTTATGCGTATCCTCCACTTTCTCTGCTCTATCCATCTCTTTCCGCGTTCTATCCGCTGCTTTCCTTATTCTATCCACCAACTTTATGCGTATCCTCCACTTTCTCTCTTTCCGCGTTTTAACCGCTACTTTCCTTACTCTATCTACCAGTTTTATGCGTATCCTTCTCTTTCTCTGCTCTATCCATCTCTTTCCGCGTTCTATCCGCTACTTTCCTTACTCTATCCACCAACTTTATGCGTATCCTTCTCTTTCTCTGTTCTATCCATCTCTTTCCGCGTTCTATCCGCTGCTTTTCTTATTCTATCCACCAACTTTATGCGTATCCTCCACTTTCTCTGCTCTATCCTGTTAACTTAACTAGAAGCTCCCACACATTGTTGCTCATAATTTAATAATCAATCTCCTACTATTCCTACGTGATTAACTATAAATAATCTAGCTAATTTTCAGAAAACACCCTTGTTCTTCTTTAGTATCCATGTTAAATTGGTAACAATTATTGAGAATACTAATAAATTGAAAGCGAAAATTGTCGCTTTTAATAATATTGGAGAAAAGAGTGACGTCATGACATTAAACAGAAGTATTGAAACAAAACTTGTACAACTAGGAAATTTAAGTGACCCCATAACAGGTGCTGTGAGCCCGCCGATCCATTTATCGACTGCTTATAAACATGCTGGAATTGGGGAATCTACTGGCTTTGACTATACACGTACAAAAAATCCTACACGTGCTCTTTTAGAAGAAGGGATTGCTGATTTAGAGGGGGGCGATATGGGCTTTGCCTGTAGTTCAGGGATGGCTGCTATTCAATTGGTGTTATCCTTATTTAAACCAGGCGATGAGTTAGTCGTGCCTGATGATTTATATGGCGGTACCTATAGACTATTTAACTTCTTCCAAGAAACCTATAATATCAAGCCTGTTTATTCAAAGTTTGAATCGGTTGAACAGGTGGAAGCATTAATAACTGAAAATACTCGTGCGTTATTCATTGAAACCCCAACAAATCCACTTATGCAGGAATTCGATTTACAAGTGTATGCAGAGTTAGCCCATAAACATGGAGCCTGGTTAATTGTAGATAATACCTTCTATACACCATACTTCCAACGCCCTATCGAATTAGGGGCAGACATTGTCCTTCACTCTGCTACAAAATATATCGGTGGTCATAATGATGTTTTAGCTGGTTTAGTTGTGGCTAAAGGTAAGGAATTATCTGAACGCATTGGCTTTATTCATAATGGCAGTGGTATGGTGCTAGGCGCTATGGATTCGTGGTTACTTATTCGCGGTTTAAAAACTTTACATCTCCGATTAAAACAGCATGATGCAAATGCAAAAGCCATTGCTGCTTATTTAGAGGAAGAAGCATTAGTGACTGATGTACTTTATACAGGAAAAGGTGGCATGCTGTCATTCCGCTTGCAAAAACCTGAGTGGATTGACCCATTCCTTCGTCACTTAAAGTTAATTACTTTTGCTGAAAGTCTTGGCGGTGTGGAAAGCTTTATTACATATCCTGCCACACAAACACATGCAGATATGCCATATGAAGAGCGTGTTGAACGTGGCGTTTGTGATCGTTTACTTCGATTCTCTGTCGGTATTGAGGAAGCAGAAGATTTAATTGCAGACTTACAACAAGTATTCGATATCCTAAGAAAGGAGGCATAATTTATGAAGCAACGTATTGAAACGAGCCTCATTCATGCAGGTGTTCGTGATGGCTATGGTAATAAAAAAGGGGCTGTCAATGTTCCCATGTATCTGTCCTCTACCTTCCATCAAGAAAGTATGGATGAGTTTGGAGAATATGATTATGCTCGCTCAGGCAACCCTACGAGAGACGCATTAGAAAAAGCTGTGACAGAACTTGAAGGTGGTGTTCGCGCTCATGCCTTTTCTTCGGGCATTGCAGCGGTATCAGCAGCGTTAATGCTGTTATCCCAAGGGGACCATATCGTCATGACCGAGGATGTTTATGGTGGAACCTATCGTTTTGTGACAAAGGTGTTACCACGCTTTGGGATTTCCCATACATTTGTAGATTTCACGGATCTAGCAGCAGTAGAAGCAGCAATAACGCCAGCTACGAAGCTGCTTTATATGGAAACACCATCAAATCCGACATTAGGCATCACAGATATTCGTGGCGTGGTGGCACTAGCGAAACAACACCAATGTCTGACATTTTTAGATAATACCTTTATGACACCGTTACACCAACGTCCACTAGAACTTGGAGTTGATGTCGTCATTCATAGTGCAACTAAGTTCTTATCTGGTCATTCTGATATTATTGCTGGCTTAACAGTTACAGCAGATGACAAGCTAGGACAAGAGCTATACTTTATCCAAAATTCTTTTGGCAATATTTTAGGTGTACAAGATTCTTTCACACTGCTACAAAATATCAAAACAACAGATGTGCGCTTTAGTCGCTCTGCTGAATCTGCACAAAAAATTGCAACATTTTTAACTACAAATCCACTGGTTGAGCAAGTCTACTATCCTGGACTTGCCTCACATCCAGGGTATGACATTCATCAGCGCCAAAGTACAAGTGGTGGGGCTGTTTTGTCTTTCCGTTTACCGAATTATGCAGCCGCAAAAGCATTAGTCGAAGCAATGACAATTCCTGTTTTCGCGGTCTCTCTTGGGGGTGTGGAATCAATTCTTTCCTACCCAGCAAAGATGAGTCATGCTGCTATGGAGCCTGAGGAGCGTGCAAAACGCGGCATCACAGATGGACTTTTACGATTTTCAGTGGGACTTGAGCATGTAGATGATTTAATCGCTGATTTTGCACAAGCCTTAGAGATTGTGGCCAAGGCTTGATTGAACCAACCTGAAAGAGACCGTTGAAAAACCCTAACTATTTTACGAAACACTCATTGCGTGTTTTATCATAGTTAGGGTTTTCTATTTGTTAATAGCTAAAGTAGTCATGCCACCGCATCTTTATAATCCTACGTTCAATTTTTCACCTTTCCTAACACACGGTATAAATAATCACCATGCCCCTTTGCTAGTAGCGCTTCTTGCTCAGCAGAAATCCAATAAAATGAAAAAATTAAATCCGCTTCATTTAAGCCCGTTGGATGATGTTGCCATGAATCTTGTGTTTCATCGGATGTTAAATGATAAAAATAACGTTTCTGTAAAATACCTGACGGATGATTAAAATAGTCCTGTGCAATTAACCTCTGAACGACAAGTGTTGTTAGACCAGTCTCCTCCAACATTTCACGCTTCACAGCTTCTAAAGGTGTTTCGCCCTCTTCTACTGTACCTTTGGGCACTTGAATACCTGCACCAACTGAATTCTGTTCAAATACGAGCACTTGTAATTGTTCTTCATGCTCTCTCGTAATATAGCCAAATGCTTTTTCCACTACTTGCATGAAAGTGACCCCCTTTTGACTGATTGAATGTTACAATAAAGATAAAAATTGGAATTTCAGGTGAAAAGTGTTGACATTTATTATACGACAGATGCTAGAAAATGACATTACTTTTGTACAAGAAATTGCTAGAACAAGCTGGCACCATACATATGAAGGAATCATCCCTCGTGATATTCAAGATCGCTTTTTACAAATGGCGTATAGCAGTAACCGTTTAACACAGCGCTTCACTACTAGCCTATTTTTAGTCGCAATCGTCGATGAATCGCTAGTAGGCTTTGCTAATTTCTCAAATGTTACACATGGTGAGGCAGAGCTGCTTGCCATTTACTTGCATCCTGATAGCCAGGGGAGTGGTATCGGTTCAGCTCTTTTACAAAGAGGGCTAAACATGCTTCCCAGCCTATCGTCATTATTTGTTTGTGTAGCAAAAGAAAATACAATTGGTATGCATTTTTATCAGGCAAAGGGGTTCGAAAAGCTAGTAGAATTCGATGAGTGTTTCGATGGTTATCCGCTTAAAACAGTGAAAATGGTGAAACAACATGAAAAAGGATAACGGTTGCTTTGACAACCGTTATCCCCCTTTGTTTTTAAAAGCATTGTAAGACAACCCATGTCTGATCAAAGCGGGTCTTTTGGCAATCATCCTCACGAATCCAAAAATACAATCTACCGCTATCTCCCCACATATATCCAAGCTCTTCTTCTGAATCAAGTTGAAGCAATAATCGCCAGTCTGTTGCCCCAGCCTCTAATTCCCTTCGAAGGGGATCATTATAGCCAGTTGAATCGCCACAATATAAGCCATTGGAGACAAGCTGACATTGTAAGTACATATCCCCTTGAATAGCATCTGGAAAACCGTCTATGCGATGAACGGCTCCATTTGCATCAGCTTCTTCCATCGATTCATATGCAAGGTCTCTCAAATTATCTGCTTCCTCTTCCGTTAGAGTTTCTTCTAAATCATCCCAAAATGGAGATTCCCAGGGCGGGAGTGTCCATTCATTTTTAAACTGCAGACTTGCACTGGCAATGTCGCCATGTTTGAGTAAGATAGCAGGTATTTTTATTCTTGTAAGGCTACTAACTGGTTCTGTGAAATAGAAAACATTGAAGCCATCATAGTCTTTCGGATCGTATCCCCATGGTTGCTCGGCTGCATCATAGAAAAAGGACAATAATCCATCTGTAGGTAATAAATTGTTGGTATCGTAAGGTTTGATATCCTTTACATGTAGTTGGCAAAGGAAATACAACGGTCTCTTATCGTTCGTATATGGCCACACAAAATCTGTGGGAACATCCGGACAGCCACCTATTTTTGAATGGCCAATCGGAATTTCTTCATCAGCATTTTGCTTAGCTACCATACGTATAGAGCTTCTAGTATAAGCTGCTATTTGCTCAGCCTTATGTGCTAACCCATAGTCTTTCAACCATTTGTTCCATTTTTCTGTGTTGCTCAATGCCTTCCCCTCCTACCGTTACACACGTTTTTTATGTAAGATGTATATGCTCAGCTTGGATCACAAGTGCTGTCAAGCCTGTCGTACTACCAGATTCATGCGCCTGCCCTTGATGCCAAAGTACACCCTGTCCAGATTTTATGGTGATTTTTTCATCATCTTCACCACGAACCCAGCCTTCGCCATGCATCACGATAAAAAGCTGAGGAACAGGGGCTTCATGCATACCAACTACCCCATTTGGCTCAATATAGATGAAACCGATATTCACTGGCTCTTCTGTTTTCATAATGTTCCGATAAAATGCATTGTTTGATTGATATTGATGAATTTGCTTCGCTAAATCTTGTGTATATGAGATGAATTGCATTTTTCTATGTTCCTTTCATGCTAGGCTAATTCTTCCTGTGCAAATGCTAGCAGTGTACCATCTTCTGATTTGCCATAAAAAGCAAAGGCATCATAGCCAATACTTTTTATCGTCTCCCAATCTGCTGTTTCTCCGTTGAGTAGCTGTACATTGCCATGTTCATCTACCTCATAGTCTTCTGCTTCTTCGTCATAGTCAATATTATAGAAAAATGATAGGACAACTTCTGTTGTGGGCAAAAGATATTTCCGTAGTGGACGATGGATACGCTGCTCCTCCGTAAATTCATCACAAAATAGCGCATTATAGCCATGTAGGGTTGCATCAAATAGCAAAATTTCCTCCGCCGTTAAAGGGTCTTTTGCAACGATTCTAGCGGTTGCTCCAGTAATGAAAGGCAATGCCTCACCTTCGATTGTTAGTAAATCTCCATAGTACCAAATTTCAAACTGTTTATTCCCTGTGCTGGAACAAAGCTGTAACTGTGATTCAACTGCCTCTAGCTGTTCAACATTTTCTGCATATGACTGTAAATAAGTTGGAATAGTAATATTCATAGCCTTCCTCCCCTTTTCTTCCTTATAACGTATTATAATACATTCCGCCTTCTATTTTTATCCATAAAAAAACCCAGAATTTTTTCTGGGCTTGATGACACTTACTTTTCTAACATGATTAAAACTGACGGGCCTTTGCTTCACTTCGCAAGAGGCGATTATGGAGAGTTATCTCCGTTTCACCATTTACTTGCGATTTGGATCGCTTAATCCTTGACCAGTTGCGGTGGATTTTTTGAGATTTTGGATCTAATTGTTCGAACCTACTCATTTTTCATCCTCCTCATCATTATAGATTTCATAAGTGAAATCTTCTTTATTATGACCAGCTAGGATGAATTTATACAAACGGCCATTCATCAGAAAATAGCTCTACTTTATTGCAAAATGAATGCAGGTTTTACTTGCTTTTTATTTTTTTCTCCAATAAAACTTTGACAATTTTCTCAAGTTGTAGGTCTAAAGAGTAAGGATCTTCCATGACAAACTCATCATCGAACTCACCATACATATAAACATTGCCATTTTTAACAGCAGGTGCTCCCTGCCAAATCGGACTATTCAAAATTTCTTCTGCATCTTCTTGCGAATTGACATAGACAAATACATGATCGCCTAAATACTGTGGCAATACCTCTAATGAGATATTTTCAAAGCCCTCTTTCATGTTTAAAGCTTGCTCTGTTGGAGGTAATTTCAACATCTGATAAATGGTGTTACTACCATAATTCCCTCCCTCAGCAGCTAACACAAATAAACCTGTAGGGCTTAATTGCACGACTGATACCGTTTCACCTTCTTTAATGATGCCATCGATTTGTTTTCGAGCATCTTCTACCCTCTGTTCATATTCTTCTATCCATAACTCAGCTTCTTGCTCTTTTCCAAATACCTCAGCAATTCTTCTAAATTTTTCTAACGGCCCTGCCGTCGAAAGCTCTTCCCAGTAAGGAATAAAAACAGTAGAGCCGATTTTTTCATATTGTTCAATATTTTTCTCAATCGACCCAATGATTAAATCGGGCTCTAGCATAATGAGTTTTTCAGGATTCATTGGGAAGCCACCTAAATTCTCGATTTTAGCGAGCGTTTCTTGAGGAATCCCCGCTTTCTCAATCCAACCTTCCGTTAACATGCCTTCGCGGACACCAACTGGAATAATTCCTAACTTTAAAAGCTGCCCCATATATTGATCAGCCGCTACACGCTGTGGCTGAGCTGGAATTTCTACATCACCTCTAGGCGTCGAAACAATTCTTGTCTTTCCTTCTTGTACAGCCTCTTGTCCACTATTCGCTTGTGATTCCACTTGATTTGTCGATGATGAGGCTCCATTTGTATTTGAGCATGCTGCTAGCAGCAATGATAGGCACATAAACAACGTCATAGCCTTTACTTTCATATTTTTGTACTTCGACATTTCATTTACTCCCTTTCGTTGATAATGATTTTCAATTTCATCATCAATATAACACTCGAATTGTTTTGGGAGAATAGCATATCTTCTTTTCCAAAGTGGCAATTCTTCATCTTCCAGTTGCCGCTTTTGCCTCCATGCCACTTTAAATTGTGCTGGAGATACACCCTTGTATCGTTTAAAGCTTCGGCTCAAGGAATGACCGTCAGGATAACCGACATGCTCCGCAATTTCCTGCAACGTAGCATCTGTTTGCACGAGTAATGCCGCTGCTTTATTGACACGCATTTCACCTAAATAATGAATCGGGCTTGTATGCATTTTTTCTTTAAACAGTTTTGATAAATAACCAATGCTACAGCCTAACTCTTGCGCTATGATGTCTAGTGTTAGAGGCATATGCGCATGTTCCTCTATATAGCGAACTGCCTGCGCCACCATATCTGGCTTTACGGGATGAATTCCCTGTCCATGCATTTGCCGCAATAATTCATAGATAAATTGATAGAATAATGATTTTATATGTAAATTTTTCAGCTCTTTGTCATGGGCCTGTTGCCAAACTATCTTCATCTGCTCTGCTCTGTCAAGTAATGCAAGAGGATGAGCTGGCACAAAAGCATATTGATAGTGGAAAGGATTATGATTTTCCATCAAGGCTACCATTTCTTGGCGATGAGGTAACGGAAGTATTGCCTTATAGAAAATCATAAAGTATTCAAACTCTTTCTCCGCTACAATCTCTACATCCACCCCTTTTCCTGCATGCAGGACGTGAAACGGGTGTACCAGATGTCTGTTTTTATCCAGCCAGATTTGAGCATTCCCTCTTTTTGTATAGAGAAAGGCACTGGTCGGCAATCGATAGGGACCAAAATCCTCTCCCTGCTCCATCATTGTCAATCGTACATCCATAATTTTGATGTATGCGTGATTCCATAAAAGTATATGATCACTTAATTTCATCGAGCTCAAGCACTCCTTCTAGTTTAACCAATAGCATGTCTCTAGTTTAACAGAAATCCCACTAATTGATAATAATTCTCATAGATAAAATGCATTTCCTTCAAATGTAGCCAAACAAAATGGACTTGTCATTGCATTGACCAAGTCCATTTTATATCCTTCTTATTTTTTGAAACGATTGCCTGTGTTCACATAGATCATTAAAAAGATCGTCAATGCTACGAAAAGAACAAGTCCGATACTAAAAAATAACCACTGTGTATGAAAAAGTTCATTAAGAATCCATAAAAGCACACAAAAGCAGTAGCCATACATCATTTTCCCCATAAATCTCGCCAATGCTTGCTCATCATACTGCTTTTTTTCTTCTTCTGGCATCGTATTAAATCCTGCGATTAAAAACGCTCCTTTCCCTTGGGACAGCACAATGGCAAAGGTCAGAAATAGCAGCATGATAATTCCATATACAAAGATACTCATCGTTCATCATCCTACTCTTCATTAATAAATTGCTGAATCGCTGGTAGTAATTTTTCATGTAATGGCAATGAAGGGTCTGAATAGGTTGCTAAGTTTCCTGCACGATCTGCTGGAGCCTTTTTCAATACATGGTTCATACCCTCCATATAAAGTAGCTTCGCCTCTGGTTTGCCTTTCTTTAATGCCTCGGCATCGACTTCCTTTACTTGTAAATCCGTTGTTCCTTGTACGAT
Encoded proteins:
- a CDS encoding GlsB/YeaQ/YmgE family stress response membrane protein, whose translation is MISFIWYLIIGGILGWLAGVILGKDVPGGIIGNIIAGIVGSWIGSMVLGNWGWRVSDFYVFPALIGAVVLIFIVSLILKGMRKAT
- a CDS encoding lytic transglycosylase domain-containing protein translates to MTKKKNNKAMLSPATKLGMIALLIPVAITVYVLTFFAWKELQTLPIFEKLAQQKAIEEIQQHFDMDIPEKYIPVYVAAEEKYGVPWTLLAAHHRIETRFSTVKSMVSSAGAEGHMQFMPCTFVGWQHPTCSGLGKGNITKAELMNPETIAKYGGYGVDANGDGIADPYDIEDAVFSAANYLAKYGAAKGNIKKAVYQYNHSEEYVENVLYYYQLYNNYHDELRATVLLNEAK
- the mscL gene encoding large conductance mechanosensitive channel protein MscL, whose protein sequence is MWKDFKEFAMKGNIVDLAVAVVIGGAFGKIVTSLVENIIMPLVGILTGGVDLTKSFVFGSGEAQVNLGVFLQSIIDFLIIAFAIFMALRIMTKLTRKKEEAVVEEPAPELDAKEELLKEIRDLLKKEQA
- a CDS encoding methionine biosynthesis PLP-dependent protein — translated: MTLNRSIETKLVQLGNLSDPITGAVSPPIHLSTAYKHAGIGESTGFDYTRTKNPTRALLEEGIADLEGGDMGFACSSGMAAIQLVLSLFKPGDELVVPDDLYGGTYRLFNFFQETYNIKPVYSKFESVEQVEALITENTRALFIETPTNPLMQEFDLQVYAELAHKHGAWLIVDNTFYTPYFQRPIELGADIVLHSATKYIGGHNDVLAGLVVAKGKELSERIGFIHNGSGMVLGAMDSWLLIRGLKTLHLRLKQHDANAKAIAAYLEEEALVTDVLYTGKGGMLSFRLQKPEWIDPFLRHLKLITFAESLGGVESFITYPATQTHADMPYEERVERGVCDRLLRFSVGIEEAEDLIADLQQVFDILRKEA
- a CDS encoding aminotransferase class I/II-fold pyridoxal phosphate-dependent enzyme; this translates as MKQRIETSLIHAGVRDGYGNKKGAVNVPMYLSSTFHQESMDEFGEYDYARSGNPTRDALEKAVTELEGGVRAHAFSSGIAAVSAALMLLSQGDHIVMTEDVYGGTYRFVTKVLPRFGISHTFVDFTDLAAVEAAITPATKLLYMETPSNPTLGITDIRGVVALAKQHQCLTFLDNTFMTPLHQRPLELGVDVVIHSATKFLSGHSDIIAGLTVTADDKLGQELYFIQNSFGNILGVQDSFTLLQNIKTTDVRFSRSAESAQKIATFLTTNPLVEQVYYPGLASHPGYDIHQRQSTSGGAVLSFRLPNYAAAKALVEAMTIPVFAVSLGGVESILSYPAKMSHAAMEPEERAKRGITDGLLRFSVGLEHVDDLIADFAQALEIVAKA
- a CDS encoding NUDIX hydrolase, producing the protein MQVVEKAFGYITREHEEQLQVLVFEQNSVGAGIQVPKGTVEEGETPLEAVKREMLEETGLTTLVVQRLIAQDYFNHPSGILQKRYFYHLTSDETQDSWQHHPTGLNEADLIFSFYWISAEQEALLAKGHGDYLYRVLGKVKN
- a CDS encoding GNAT family N-acetyltransferase, with protein sequence MLTFIIRQMLENDITFVQEIARTSWHHTYEGIIPRDIQDRFLQMAYSSNRLTQRFTTSLFLVAIVDESLVGFANFSNVTHGEAELLAIYLHPDSQGSGIGSALLQRGLNMLPSLSSLFVCVAKENTIGMHFYQAKGFEKLVEFDECFDGYPLKTVKMVKQHEKG
- a CDS encoding YwqG family protein; the encoded protein is MSNTEKWNKWLKDYGLAHKAEQIAAYTRSSIRMVAKQNADEEIPIGHSKIGGCPDVPTDFVWPYTNDKRPLYFLCQLHVKDIKPYDTNNLLPTDGLLSFFYDAAEQPWGYDPKDYDGFNVFYFTEPVSSLTRIKIPAILLKHGDIASASLQFKNEWTLPPWESPFWDDLEETLTEEEADNLRDLAYESMEEADANGAVHRIDGFPDAIQGDMYLQCQLVSNGLYCGDSTGYNDPLRRELEAGATDWRLLLQLDSEEELGYMWGDSGRLYFWIREDDCQKTRFDQTWVVLQCF
- a CDS encoding cupin domain-containing protein, with amino-acid sequence MQFISYTQDLAKQIHQYQSNNAFYRNIMKTEEPVNIGFIYIEPNGVVGMHEAPVPQLFIVMHGEGWVRGEDDEKITIKSGQGVLWHQGQAHESGSTTGLTALVIQAEHIHLT
- a CDS encoding YpzG family protein; the protein is MSRFEQLDPKSQKIHRNWSRIKRSKSQVNGETEITLHNRLLRSEAKARQF
- a CDS encoding AraC family transcriptional regulator, giving the protein MKLSDHILLWNHAYIKIMDVRLTMMEQGEDFGPYRLPTSAFLYTKRGNAQIWLDKNRHLVHPFHVLHAGKGVDVEIVAEKEFEYFMIFYKAILPLPHRQEMVALMENHNPFHYQYAFVPAHPLALLDRAEQMKIVWQQAHDKELKNLHIKSLFYQFIYELLRQMHGQGIHPVKPDMVAQAVRYIEEHAHMPLTLDIIAQELGCSIGYLSKLFKEKMHTSPIHYLGEMRVNKAAALLVQTDATLQEIAEHVGYPDGHSLSRSFKRYKGVSPAQFKVAWRQKRQLEDEELPLWKRRYAILPKQFECYIDDEIENHYQRKGVNEMSKYKNMKVKAMTLFMCLSLLLAACSNTNGASSSTNQVESQANSGQEAVQEGKTRIVSTPRGDVEIPAQPQRVAADQYMGQLLKLGIIPVGVREGMLTEGWIEKAGIPQETLAKIENLGGFPMNPEKLIMLEPDLIIGSIEKNIEQYEKIGSTVFIPYWEELSTAGPLEKFRRIAEVFGKEQEAELWIEEYEQRVEDARKQIDGIIKEGETVSVVQLSPTGLFVLAAEGGNYGSNTIYQMLKLPPTEQALNMKEGFENISLEVLPQYLGDHVFVYVNSQEDAEEILNSPIWQGAPAVKNGNVYMYGEFDDEFVMEDPYSLDLQLEKIVKVLLEKKIKSK
- a CDS encoding DUF3784 domain-containing protein, translating into MSIFVYGIIMLLFLTFAIVLSQGKGAFLIAGFNTMPEEEKKQYDEQALARFMGKMMYGYCFCVLLWILNELFHTQWLFFSIGLVLFVALTIFLMIYVNTGNRFKK